DNA from Onthophagus taurus isolate NC chromosome 2, IU_Otau_3.0, whole genome shotgun sequence:
aattaaagctcaaagctttctctttaaaatgatgtattataattgttgggttggattggaaaaatacagggagaaaaaatgttgaaacaaaacttacaatttcttataacctaaaagtgtcaaaaaagatgctaatttaaaaattcttggaagctatttttattgaaattaaggaatgaaacttattttaaattaaagctcaaagctttctctttaaaatgatgtattataattgttgggttggattggaaaaatacagggagaaaaaatgttgaaacaaaacttacaatttcttataacctaaaagtgtcaaaaaagatgctaatttaaaaattcctggaagctatttttattgaaattaaggaatgaaacttattttaaattaaagctcaaagctttctctttaaaatgatgtattataattgttgggttggattggaaaaatacagggagaaaaaatgttgaaacaaaacttacaatttcttataacctaaaagtgtcaaaaaagatgctaatttaaaaattcttggaagctatttttattgaaattaaggaatgaaacttattttaaattaaagctcaaagctttctctttaaaatgatgtattataattgttgggttggattggaaaaatacagggagaaaaaatgttgaaacaaaacttacaatttcttataacctaaaagtgtcaaaaaagatgctaatttaaaaattcctggaagctatttttattgaaattaaggaatgaaacttattttaaattaaagctcaaagctttctctttaaaatgatgtattataattgttgggttggattggaaaaatacagggagaaaaaatgttgaaacaaaacttacaatttcttataacctaaaagtgtcaaaaaagatgctaatttaaaaattcttggaagctatttttattgaaattaaggaatgaaacttattttaaattaaagctcaaagctttctctttaaaatgatgtattataattgttgggttggattggaaaaatacagggagaaaaaatgttgaaacaaaacttacaatttcttataacctaaaagtgtcaaaaaagatgctaatttaaaaattcctggaagctatttttattgaaattaaggaatgaaacttattttaaattaaagctcaaagctttctctttaaaatgatgtattataattgttgggttggattggaaaaatatagggagaaaaaatgttgaaacaaaacttacattttcgaataacctaaaagtgtcaaaaaagatgctaatttaaaaattcctggaagccgtatttattgaaattaaggacttattttaaattaaagctcaaagctttttctttaaaatgatgtataataatatagtagaaagtaccgaCTGCTCTAAATGTGCCGAATAgataactacagtttaaaattagtgtttaaaactactggtactttaaagtaccgtcgggacacaaagggttaaataTATTTCCTACAAACAATAGATTTATTGGTTTTCAGTCTTATGAATTCGCTCGGAGATATTTTGATTTGACAAAATTGTCAGTCAGATGGGGTGTGATAAGTCTTGGTTATCTATATGAGATACTAAACAATAAAGTGGATGCTCCATCAATTTTGAGAAGTGTTGGTTTGTATATCTCTGCATATTCTGGTCACCCTTTGTTTAATATAAAGCGTTTCTCTATGGAACTGAGAAGaccattaaataaaatagtaacaTTATATAATAAAACTCATTACCAATATCCTCTGTATTATACAAGGAGTTCAGAACTAAATGTTTTATGGCTCTCAACTGATTAAGTGTTGGTTGTTAATCACTATTTTATATTGCGGCCTGATTTTAGTAAATATTGTTCTATAGATTTTAGTTGTTCTACTATTAAGCTAGTTGAAACatgtaaaaaatcataaaatcacCTTCAAGGTGACGTAATTACATCAACTTGTCTActtttataagttttattttcagtATTTCTTTAATATCAACATTTTACAATCAACCTTTTCGTATTGAATACTAATTCCATGATATGATGGAACCCCCTTAGGCGATTTTATAATAGAATCaacatattttcttaattgattttatataaatttttgatttaaattaataattattgtacttaccaaatcatttaaaacaataCTTCGTTTAATACTTTAACTATGTGCATGTGTATGCTATAAACGTGAAATGCGTCAAATTAGTTACATGTAAGTGCacttatatttatttcatgcGACACTCACGTCATGCATATTTCTAAAACTCACGCCGTAGTCTTATTGttgtacaaaaaaaaggaaatattttacatattctcaATTTCTTAACATTGATAAAGTagttatttcaataaaacagtacaatttcttataacaactttatttatatccaacatcttttaaaaaaatctaataccACAAAATGTAATCTGGGATAATATCCATCGTCGAGACTACTTCCCGCAACGAAGATATCATTTTCGCCATTCATTTGCGTCAGTTCTTTCGCCTCTCCTTTTCTAGTGTAAAGAGGTAGTAACATGAAAATGATGTggattaattctttttcagCAGCCGCTTTTATCTCATCGAAAAACGCTGATTTTGAAAACGGGGATGTCTCACAATCTAATCGTTTTAATATGGatataaattctttgtaatATTCGTCGAGGAAATCGTCAACATATTCTAATAAATCCAGTCTTGTGCTTGTGTACAAAAAGAATAAGACATCTTTTAATGGGTTATCGTATTCAATGATTTGAAAATCAATGAATCTTGTTGACACAGGTTTCCcgttttcaaatttaaccaTCATGTTATTCGTCCAAAAATCGTTGTGAACTAAAGTAGCGAAAGGTTCTCTGGGGTCACTTGTCATTAATTCACCTACTTTTTCTAGATGTGTTAATACTTTTTCTATGTAAGGTAGACATCTCTCATTTCTGCTTAAACCTTCTTGGATTTGTTTCATAACTTTTTGCATCGATTCTTCGTTAAATTCCACAGGCATTTTTACTTctattaatttatgtattttttctttaaacgcAGTTggtttttttaactttaaagctATGGTTGAAGCATGCATCACAGCTAAACTCCTTAGAAACATATTTGTTGTTTCTTTATCGAATCCCTTAAATCTATCACCAACAACATACCCATCttctaaaatattct
Protein-coding regions in this window:
- the LOC111418966 gene encoding uncharacterized protein, giving the protein MNGDIEIRNIESLFSAFLKNGKKFVSYEYEKLLPPGENYGSIMLKLKAILSGENGEEEIVNCVAKLVPPTPFLWKMFNTPVTFKKEIGMYKIIGPLLNEFGREHGVDNLFPLLPDYVGARISLDPESTEVDHDAVLVLKNILEDGYVVGDRFKGFDKETTNMFLRSLAVMHASTIALKLKKPTAFKEKIHKLIEVKMPVEFNEESMQKVMKQIQEGLSRNERCLPYIEKVLTHLEKVGELMTSDPREPFATLVHNDFWTNNMMVKFENGKPVSTRFIDFQIIEYDNPLKDVLFFLYTSTRLDLLEYVDDFLDEYYKEFISILKRLDCETSPFSKSAFFDEIKAAAEKELIHIIFMLLPLYTRKGEAKELTQMNGENDIFVAGSSLDDGYYPRLHFVVLDFFKRCWI